In a single window of the Labrus mixtus chromosome 20, fLabMix1.1, whole genome shotgun sequence genome:
- the LOC132995660 gene encoding myosin-9-like isoform X1, protein MSAADKFLYVDRNMVNNPLAQADWATKKLVWVPSERLGFEAGSVKEECGDECVVELADSGKKIRVNKDDIQKMNPPKFSKVEDMAELTCLNEASVLHNLKERYYSGLIYTYSGLFCVVINPYKNLPIYSEEIVDMYKGKKRHEMPPHIYAITDTAYRSMMQDREDQSILCTGESGAGKTENTKKVIQYLAHVASSHKTKKDQNSSVLSHGELEKQLLQANPILEAFGNAKTVKNDNSSRFGKFIRINFDVNGYIVGANIETYLLEKSRAIRQAKDERTFHIFYYMLTGAGDKLRNELLLENYNNYRFLSNGNVTIPGQQDKDLFVETMEAMKIMSIPEDEQIGMLKVVSSVLQLGNMTFKKERHTDQASMPDNTTAQKVSHLMGMNVTDFTRAILSPRIKVGRDFVQKAQTQEQAEFAVEALAKATYERMFRWLVMRINKALDKTKRQGASFIGILDIAGFEIFELNSFEQLCINYTNEKLQQLFNHTMFILEQEEYQREGIEWSFIDFGLDLQPCIDLIEKPANPPGILALLDEECWFPKATDKSFVEKVGQEQGTHSKFSKPKKLKDEADFSIIHYAGKVDYKADEWLMKNMDPLNDNVATLLNTSTDKFVSELWKDVDRIVGLDKVSGMSEPGAFKTRKGMFRTVGQLYKEQLSKLMATLRNTNPNFVRCIIPNHEKKAGKLDPHLVLDQLRCNGVLEGIRICRQGFPNRIVFQEFRQRYEILTPNAIPKGFMDGKQACVLMIKSLELDPNLYRIGQSKVFFRAGVLAHLEEERDMKITDIIISFQAWCRGYVARKAFSKRQQQLTAMKVIQRNCAAYLKLRNWQWWRLFTKVKPLLQVSRQEEEMSAKDEELVKVKEKHLYAEEQLKDMEVKQQQLNAEKMALQEQLQAETELCAEAEEMRARLAARKQELEEILHDLEARVEEEEERASHLMSEKKKMQQNISDLEQQLDEEETARQKLQLEKVTMEGRMKKIEEDVMVLDDQNIKLVKEKKLMEERISEFTTNLTEEEEKSKSLQKLKNKHEAMITDLEDRLRREEKQRQEVEKNRRKLEGDFTDVHDQISELQAQITELRAQLAKKEEELQAALARIEEEAAQKNLAQKKIRELEAQMSELQEDLELERQSRVKAEKHRRDLGEELEALKTELEDTLDSTAAQQELRSKRETEVAHLKKTLDDDAKVHEQQLFDMRQKHSQALDELNEQLEQAKRTKVSMEKAKQVLECEKNELTIETQTLCQGKGESEHRRKKAEAQVLELQRKHLESEHQRMELAEKLTKVQAELDNVTLVLSDIEGKSIKATKDCSAVESQLQDIQELLQEETRQKLSQNTRVRQLEEEHNNLKEQLEEEEEARRNVEKQLMTVHGQFADFKKKVEQEAGCLESAEEGKKRLQRELEGVIQRLEEKCAAFEKLDKTKTRVQQELDDMMVDQDHLRQIVSNLEKKQKKFDQMLAEEKNISARYAEERDRAEGEAREKETRALALTRELDTLKDTKEDLDRTNKQLKAEMEDLVSSKDDAGKSVHEKEKAKRAMEVQLEEMKTQLEELEDELQCTEDAKLRLEVNMQAMKAQYERDLAARDEMSEEKRRALIKQVREMELELEDERKQRSAAVASRKKLELDLKELEAGIDMANKNRDEAMKQLRKLQAQMKELFRELEDARMSRDEILAQSKESEKKLKSMEAEMLQMQEEVAAAERAKRQAQQERDELQDEINNGTSKSALVIEERRRLEARIAQLEEELEEEQCNTELTNDRLKKAMLQSDQMNVELAAERSSSQRVEGARSQLERQNKELKLKLQELEGTVKSKYKANMAALEAKIMQLEEQLDMETRERQVATKMVRRSDKKLKEVILQVDDERRNTEQHKDQVDKLNSRVKQLKRQLEESEEEAQRANANRRKLQRELEDAIESSEVMNREVSSLKNKLRRGDLPFPIRRAITRPGPESDEESEPKSEPKSDTSEPKPE, encoded by the exons ATGTCAGCCGCAGACAAGTTCCTGTACGTGGACCGCAACATGGTCAACAACCCGCTGGCACAGGCCGACTGGGCCACCAAGAAGCTGGTCTGGGTGCCCTCGGAGCGCCTGGGCTTCGAGGCGGGCTCGGTGAAGGAGGAGTGCGGCGACGAGTGCGTGGTCGAGCTGGCGGACTCTGGGAAGAAGATCAGGGTCAACAAGGACGACATCCAGAAGATGAACCCGCCCAAGTTCAGCAAGGTGGAGGACATGGCCGAGCTCACGTGTCTGAACGAGGCGTCTGTGCTGCACAACCTGAAGGAGAGATACTACTCTGGACTCATATAT ACGTACTCAGGCCTCTTCTGCGTCGTCATTAACCCCTACAAGAACCTGCCCATCTACTCGGAGGAGATCGTCGATATGTACAAGGGCAAGAAGAGACATGAAATGCCGCCGCACATATACGCCATCACCGACACGGCCTACAGAAGCATGATGCAGG atcgTGAAGACCAGTCCATCCTTTGCAC TGGAGAATCTGGTGCTGGTAAGACAGAGAACACCAAAAAAGTCATCCAGTATCTGGCTCATGTGGCGTCCTCTCACAAGACCAAGAAAGACCAG AACAGCTCGGTCCTGTCACAT GGGGAGCTGGagaagcagctgctgcaggccaACCCGATCCTGGAAGCGTTTGGAAACGCGAAAACGGTCAAGAACGACAACTCCTCCCGATTT GGAAAATTCATCAGGATCAACTTTGACGTCAATGGTTACATCGTCGGTGCCAACATCGAGACTT ACCTTTTGGAGAAATCTCGCGCCATCCGACAGGCCAAAGATGAGAGGACCTTTCATATCTTCTACTACATGCTGACGGGGGCGGGAGACAAACTGCGCA ATGAACTCCTCCTTGAGAATTACAACAATTACCGTTTCCTCTCCAACGGGAACGTCACCATTCCTGGGCAGCAGGACAAGGACCTGTTCGTAGAGACCATGGAGGCCATGAAGATCATGAGCATCCCGGAGGACGAGCAGATCG GTATGTTGAAGGTGGTgtcctctgtgctgcagcttggcaacatgaccttcaagaAGGAGCGTCACACAGACCAAGCCTCCATGCCCGACAACACCA CCGCCCAGAAGGTGAGCCACCTCATGGGCATGAACGTCACCGACTTCACCCGGGCCATCCTGTCGCCCAGGATCAAGGTGGGCAGAGACTTCGTGCAGAAGGCCCAGACCCAGGAGCAGGCAGAGTTCGCTGTGGAGGCCCTGGCCAAGGCAACGTACGAGAGGATGTTCCGCTGGCTCGTCATGAGGATCAACAAAGCCCTCGACAAGACCAAGAGACAGGGAGCGTCCTTCATCGGCATCCTGGATATCGCCGGCTTTGAGATCTTTGAG CTGAACTCCTTCGAGCAGCTGTGCATCAACTACACCAacgagaagctgcagcagctcttcaACCACACCATGTTCAtcctggagcaggaggagtacCAGAGGGAGGGCATCGAGTGGAGCTTCATCGACTTCGGCCTCGACCTGCAGCCCTGCATCGACCTCATCGAGAAACCT GCCAACCCTCCTGGTATCCTCGCTCTGCTGGACGAGGAGTGCTGGTTCCCCAAAGCCACCGACAAGAGCTTTGTGGAGAAGGTCGGTCAGGAGCAGGGAACACACTCCAAGTTCTCCAAGCCCAAGAAACTGAAGGACGAAGCCGACTTCAGCATCATCCATTACGCTGGCAAG GTGGATTACAAGGCCGACGAGTGGCTGATGAAGAACATGGACCCGTTGAACGACAACGTGGCCACGCTGCTCAACACATCCACTGACAAGTTTGTCTCTGAGCTCTGGAAGGACG TGGACCGCATTGTCGGCCTGGATAAAGTGTCCGGCATGTCTGAGCCCGGTGCCTTTAAGACTCGTAAGGGAATGTTCCGCACGGTGGGCCAGCTGTACAAAGAGCAGCTGTCCAAACTCATGGCCACTTTGAGGAACACAAACCCCAACTTTGTGCGCTGCATCATCCCTAACCACGAGAAAAAG GCTGGCAAACTGGACCCCCACCTGGTTCTGGACCAGCTGAGGTGTAATGGTGTGCTCGAGGGGATCCGTATCTGCAGACAGGGCTTCCCCAACCGCATCGTCTTCCAGGAGTTCAGACAGAG GTACGAAATCCTCACTCCTAATGCGATCCCCAAGGGCTTCATGGATGGAAAACAGGCCTGTGTGCTCATG ATCAAAAGCCTGGAGCTGGATCCTAACCTGTACCGGATCGGCCAAAGTAAGGTGTTCTTCAGAGCTGGAGTCCTCGctcacctggaggaggagagggacatGAAGAtcactgacatcatcatcagttTCCAAGCCTGGTGCAGAGGCTACGTCGCCCGCAA GGCTTTTtcaaagagacagcagcaactGACTGCAATGAAGGTGATCCAGAGGAACTGTGCCGCTTACCTGAAACTCAGAAACTGGCAGTGGTGGAGGCTTTTCACTAAG GTGAAGCCCCTGCTTCAGGTCagcaggcaggaggaggagatgtcgGCCAAAGATGAAGAGCTGGTGAAGGTGAAGGAGAAGCATTTGTATGCCGAGGAGCAGCTCAAGGATATGGAAGTAAAACAGCAACAG CTAAATGCAGAGAAGATGGCCCTGCAGGAGCAACTCCAGGCGGAAACAGAACTGTGCGCTGAGGCTGAGGAGATGAGAGCCCGGCTGGCTGCCAGGaagcaggagctggaggagatccTCCATGACCTGGAGGCccgggtggaggaggaggaggagcgtgCCTCGCATCTAATGTCggagaaaaagaagatgcaGCAAAATATCTCA GATCTGGAGCAACAGCTGGATGAGGAGGAGACAGCCAGGCAGAAGCTGCAGCTGGAGAAGGTCACCATGGAAGGCAGGATGAAGAAGATAGAGGAGGATGTGATGGTTCTGGATGATCAGAACATCAAACTAGTCAAG GAGAAAAAGCTGATGGAGGAGAGGATCTCTGAGTTCACCACCAAcctgacggaggaggaggagaaatccAAGAGCCTGCAGAAACTCAAGAACAAACACGAGGCCATGATCACCGACCTGGAGG ACCGCCTGCGCAGGGAGGAGAAGCAGCGccaggaggtggagaagaaccGCCGCAAGCTGGAGGGCGACTTCACTGATGTGCATGACCAGATTTCTGAGCTGCAGGCTCAGATTACGGAGCTTCGCGCCCAACTGGccaagaaggaggaggagctccaGGCAGCTCTGGCCAG GATCGAGGAAGAGGCAGCTCAGAAGAACCTGGCCCAGAAAAAGATCCGCGAGTTGGAGGCTCAGATGTCTGAACTGCAGGAGGACTTGGAGCTGGAGAGGCAGTCCCGTGTGAAGGCAGAGAAACACCGCAGAGATCTTGGAGAAGAGTTGGAGGCCCTCAAGACTGAGCTGGAAGACACTCTGGACTCCACCGCTGCTCAGCAAGAACTCAG GTCCAAGCGAGAGACCGAGGTGGCACACCTTAAAAAGACTCTGGATGACGACGCCAAAGTCCAcgagcagcagctgtttgacatgagacagaaacacagccaGGCCTTGGACGAGCTCAATGAGCAGCTGGAACAGGCTAAGAGG ACCAAAGTGTCCATGGAGAAGGCCAAGCAGGTTCTGGAGTGTGAGAAGAACGAGCTGACCATTGAGACACAGACTCTGTGTCAGGGTAAAGGAGAGTCAGAGCATCGCAGGAAGAAGGCTGAAGCTCAGGTCTTGGAGCTGCAGCGCAAACATTTAGAGAGCGAGCATCAGAGGATGGAGCTGGCCGAGAAACTCACAAAAGTGCAG gcTGAACTGGATAATGTAACCCTCGTGCTCAGTGATATTGAGGGCAAGTCCATCAAGGCCACCAAAGACTGCTCCGCTGTGGAGTCCCAGCTGCAGGACATTCAG GAGCTACTCCAAGAAGAGACGCGCCAGAAACTGTCTCAGAACACACGTGTGCGccagctggaggaggaacacAACAACCTGAAGgaacagctggaggaggaagaagaggccaGGAGAAACGTGGAGAAGCAGCTTATGACAGTGCATGGTCAG TTCGCTGACTTCAAGAAGAAGGTGGAGCAGGAGGCCGGCTGTCTGGAGAGCgcagaggaaggaaagaagaggCTTCAGAGGGAACTGGAGGGAGTGATCCAGCGCCTGGAGGAGAAGTGCGCTGCCTTTGAGAAACTGGACAAAACCAAGACGCGTGTGCAGCAGGAGTTAGACGACATGATGGTGGACCAGGACCACCTCCGACAGATCGTCTCCAACctggagaagaagcagaagaagtttGACCAG ATGCTggcagaggagaagaacatTTCAGCCCGCTATGCAGAGGAGCGTGACCGAGCTGAGGGCGAggccagagagaaagagaccaGAGCGCTGGCTTTAACTCGAGAGCTCGACACTCTGAAGGACACCAAGGAAGACCTGGATCGAACTAACAAACAGCTGAAGGCTGAAATGGAGGACCTCGTATCCTCTAAGGACGACGCCGGCAAGAGT GTCCATGAGAAGGAGAAGGCCAAACGTGCCATGGAGGTGCAGCTGGAGGAGATGAAGAcgcagctggaggagctggaggatgaACTTCAGTGCACAGAGGACGCCAAGCTGCGTCTGGAGGTCAACATGCAGGCCATGAAGGCTCAGTACGAGAGAGACCTGGCAGCACGGGACGAAATGAgcgaggagaagaggagggcgCTCATCAAACAG GTGCGAGAgatggagctggagctggaggacGAGAGGAAGCAGCGCTCTGCAGCCGTGGCCTCGCGCAAGAAGCTGGAGCTGGACCTGAAGGAGCTGGAAGCGGGCATCGACATGGCCAACAAGAACCGCGACGAGGCTATGAAACAGCTGAGGAAACTCCAA GCCCAGATGAAGGAGCTGTTCAGGGAGCTGGAAGACGCTCGCATGTCCAGAGACGAGATCCTCGCTCAGAGCAAGGAGTCGGAGAAGAAGCTGAAGAGCATGGAGGCCGAGATGCTCCAGATGCAGGAG GAAGTGGCAGCTGCAGAGCGAGCCAAGCGACAGGCTCAGCAGGAGAGAGACGAACTGCAGGATGAGATTAACAACGGGACCTCCAAGAG TGCTCTTGTCATCGAGGAGAGGAGACGGCTGGAGGCTCGTATCgctcagctggaggaggagctggaggaggagcagtgcAACACGGAGCTGACCAACGACAGGCTGAAGAAAGCAATGCTGCAG TCTGACCAGATGAATGTGGAGCTGGCAGCAGAGCGCAGCAGCTCTCAGCGTGTGGAAGGGGCACGTTCTCAGCTCGAGCGTCAGAACAAGGAGCTGAAActgaagctgcaggagctggagggaACCGTCAAATCCAAGTACAAAGCCAACATGGCTGCCCTGGAGGCCAAGATCATGCAGCTGGAGGAACAACTGGACATGGAGACCAG GGAGCGGCAGGTTGCCACCAAGATGGTGAGACGCTCTGACAAGAAGCTGAAGGAAGTCATCCTGCAGGTGGACGACGAGAGACGCAACACGGAGCAGCACAAGGACCAG GTGGACAAGTTGAACTCTCGCGTGAAGCAGCTGAAGCGTCAGCTGGaggagtctgaggaggaggctCAGAGAGCCAACGCCAACCGAAGGAAActgcagagagagctggaggacgCCATCGAGTCCTCAGAAGTCATGAACCGAGAAGTGAGCTCCCTGAAGAACAAGCTGAG ACGTGGCGACCTCCCCTTCCCCATCCGCCGCGCTATCACTCGCCCTGGCCCGGAAAGCGACGAGGAGAGCGAGCCGAAGAGCGAGCCGAAGAGCGACACCTCTGAGCCAAAACCTGAATGA